The following are encoded together in the Parabacteroides chongii genome:
- the rplQ gene encoding 50S ribosomal protein L17, with translation MRHNKKFNHLGRTNTHREAMLSNMASSLIKHKRIFTTTAKAKALRKFVEPLITKCKEDTTHSRRVVFSTLQDKNAVTELFKEVAQKIGDRPGGYTRIIKTGNRLGDNAAMCFIELVDYNENMLKDTATKKTAKTRRSRKKSTAAETAAPVAEAPAAEATEEKAAE, from the coding sequence ATGAGACATAATAAGAAATTCAATCATTTAGGTCGTACAAATACTCACCGTGAAGCAATGCTGTCTAATATGGCTTCTTCTTTGATCAAGCATAAGAGAATCTTTACGACAACAGCAAAAGCAAAAGCACTTCGTAAGTTTGTAGAACCTCTGATCACAAAATGTAAAGAGGATACAACTCACTCAAGACGTGTAGTATTTAGTACTTTACAGGATAAAAACGCTGTAACAGAACTGTTCAAGGAAGTAGCTCAGAAGATCGGTGATCGTCCGGGTGGTTATACTAGAATTATCAAGACTGGTAACCGTTTAGGTGACAACGCAGCAATGTGCTTCATTGAATTAGTAGATTACAACGAAAACATGTTGAAGGACACTGCAACTAAGAAAACTGCGAAAACAAGACGTTCTCGTAAGAAATCTACAGCTGCTGAAACAGCTGCTCCGGTTGCTGAAGCTCCTGCAGCAGAAGCAACAGAAGAAAAAGCTGCAGAGTAA
- the eno gene encoding phosphopyruvate hydratase — MKIEKVVGREILDSRGNPTVEVDVLLESGAFGRAAVPSGASTGENEAIELRDGDKKRYGGKGVLKAVENVNKVIAPAVIGMSALNQREIDHKLLELDGTKTKSKLGANAMLGVSLAVAKAAANYLDLPLYRYIGGTNTYVLPVPMMNIINGGSHSDAPIAFQEFMIRPVGAKSFREGLRMGAEVFHALKKVLHDRGLSTAVGDEGGFAPALNGTEDALGSIMAAIKAAGYEPGKDVTIAMDCAASEFYDKKGTYDYTKFEGPNGAKRTATEQVLYLTELVNKYPIDSIEDGMDENDWEGWKQLTKALGDRVQLVGDDLFVTNVEFLKKGIEEGCANSILIKVNQIGTLSETLDAIEMAHRNGYTSVTSHRSGETEDATIADIAVATNSGQIKTGSLSRSDRMAKYNQLLRIEEELGNLAVYGYKTYKK; from the coding sequence ATGAAAATTGAAAAAGTAGTAGGTAGAGAAATCCTTGATTCCCGTGGTAACCCGACAGTAGAAGTAGATGTACTTCTCGAATCCGGTGCATTTGGTCGTGCAGCAGTTCCTTCCGGTGCATCAACCGGCGAAAATGAAGCGATCGAGCTTCGTGACGGCGATAAAAAACGTTATGGAGGTAAAGGTGTTCTGAAAGCGGTAGAGAATGTCAATAAGGTAATAGCACCTGCCGTTATCGGAATGAGTGCATTGAACCAGCGTGAGATCGACCATAAGTTACTCGAACTGGATGGTACAAAGACCAAATCAAAACTGGGTGCCAATGCCATGTTAGGTGTTTCGCTTGCCGTAGCAAAAGCTGCAGCTAATTATCTCGACTTGCCGCTTTACCGTTATATAGGCGGAACAAATACCTATGTATTACCTGTTCCGATGATGAATATAATCAATGGTGGTTCACATAGTGACGCTCCGATCGCATTCCAGGAATTTATGATCCGTCCTGTAGGAGCAAAGAGTTTCCGTGAAGGACTGCGTATGGGGGCAGAGGTCTTCCACGCATTGAAGAAAGTATTGCACGACCGTGGTCTGAGCACGGCTGTTGGTGACGAAGGTGGTTTTGCTCCGGCTCTTAATGGAACAGAAGATGCCCTGGGCTCAATCATGGCTGCCATTAAGGCTGCCGGATACGAACCGGGTAAGGATGTAACCATTGCTATGGACTGTGCTGCTTCTGAATTTTACGATAAGAAAGGTACTTACGATTATACCAAATTTGAAGGGCCCAACGGTGCAAAGCGTACGGCAACCGAACAGGTTTTATATCTGACTGAGCTGGTAAACAAATATCCGATCGATTCTATTGAAGACGGTATGGATGAAAATGACTGGGAAGGTTGGAAGCAATTGACCAAGGCGTTGGGTGATCGTGTTCAGCTGGTAGGCGACGACTTGTTCGTAACTAACGTTGAATTCCTGAAGAAAGGTATTGAAGAAGGTTGTGCCAACTCTATCCTGATCAAAGTAAACCAGATCGGAACATTGAGTGAAACACTGGATGCTATCGAAATGGCCCATCGTAACGGATATACTTCTGTTACTTCACACCGTTCAGGTGAAACGGAAGATGCTACGATTGCTGACATCGCTGTAGCAACTAATTCAGGACAGATCAAGACCGGTTCATTGAGCCGCTCAGACCGTATGGCTAAGTATAACCAGCTGCTTCGCATTGAAGAAGAATTGGGTAACCTGGCTGTCTATGGCTATAAGACTTACAAAAAGTAA
- a CDS encoding IS66 family transposase produces the protein MIPTRFIKKIYKIKKYVQDDKVFKGMAPVAPLFNSQYTASFIAGLAELRYLHGMPLENAVEYFRAHGFDLDKGTAQKLVSKTKVQLENLYKALAKAILDDNYICGDETYQKCDFR, from the coding sequence ATGATACCAACACGCTTTATCAAGAAAATATACAAGATAAAGAAGTATGTTCAGGATGACAAGGTCTTCAAAGGAATGGCACCTGTAGCGCCTCTTTTCAACTCTCAGTATACGGCATCTTTTATAGCCGGACTCGCGGAACTGCGCTATCTACATGGAATGCCACTTGAGAATGCAGTCGAATACTTCCGTGCACACGGCTTTGATCTTGACAAGGGTACCGCACAGAAACTTGTCAGCAAGACAAAGGTGCAACTGGAAAATCTGTATAAGGCTCTTGCTAAAGCCATACTTGATGACAATTATATCTGTGGTGATGAAACATATCAAAAGTGCGACTTCAGGTAG
- a CDS encoding ExbD/TolR family protein, which yields MAEVNTDKGKSDGKKGKQKKINIRVDFTPMVDMNMLLITFFMLCTSLSKPQTMEISMPSKDHVTEAEQTKVKASKAITLILGEDNKVYYYFGEPDYEHVESLKTTDFSPTGLRNILLERNSDAVQKITELKVKKLNKEISEDEFKKQATEIKGGKDAPVVLIKATNEASYKDLVDALDEMQICNIGKYAIVDITDGDKFLVDNLKSGGELSKEIAQANKK from the coding sequence ATGGCAGAAGTAAATACAGACAAAGGAAAAAGCGACGGAAAGAAGGGCAAACAGAAAAAAATAAATATCCGTGTCGACTTTACGCCGATGGTGGATATGAATATGTTACTGATTACGTTCTTCATGCTTTGTACTTCACTCAGCAAGCCGCAAACGATGGAGATTAGTATGCCGTCGAAAGATCATGTCACGGAAGCCGAACAGACAAAGGTAAAAGCATCTAAAGCTATCACCCTCATACTGGGAGAAGACAACAAGGTGTATTACTATTTCGGTGAACCGGACTATGAACATGTAGAGTCACTGAAAACGACCGATTTCTCACCTACCGGATTACGCAACATCTTACTGGAACGTAATTCCGATGCCGTGCAAAAGATAACAGAGTTGAAAGTGAAAAAGTTAAACAAGGAAATTTCTGAAGATGAGTTCAAAAAGCAGGCTACAGAAATAAAAGGTGGCAAAGATGCGCCGGTCGTACTGATCAAAGCTACCAATGAAGCCTCTTATAAAGACCTGGTAGATGCTCTCGACGAAATGCAGATATGCAATATCGGCAAATATGCAATCGTCGACATCACGGATGGAGACAAGTTTTTGGTCGACAATCTGAAAAGCGGAGGAGAACTTTCGAAGGAAATAGCTCAGGCAAATAAAAAATGA
- a CDS encoding DNA-directed RNA polymerase subunit alpha — protein MAILAFQKPDKVLMLEADNFFGKFEFRPLEPGYGITIGNALRRILLSSLEGFAITSIKIEGVDHEFGTIPGVIEDVTNIILNLKQVRFKHIVDDIENEKVSITVSGSEVFKAGDIGKQLTGFEVLNPDLVICRLDPNASFQIELTINKGRGYVPADENRDPNADVHVIAIDSIFTPIRNVKYLIENFRVEQKTDYEKLVLEIATDGSIHPKEALKEAAKILIHHFMLFSDEKIAIETVDTDGNEEFDEEVLHMRQLLKSKLADMDLSVRALNCLKAADVETLGELVKFNKNDLLKFRNFGKKSLTELDELLESLNLSFGMDITKYKLDKE, from the coding sequence ATGGCGATATTAGCATTTCAAAAACCCGATAAAGTATTAATGTTGGAAGCGGACAATTTCTTCGGAAAGTTTGAATTTCGTCCGTTGGAACCCGGCTATGGTATTACTATAGGTAATGCTCTGCGCCGTATTCTCCTGTCGTCGCTTGAAGGTTTTGCTATTACATCCATTAAGATCGAAGGGGTTGACCATGAATTTGGTACAATCCCCGGTGTTATTGAGGATGTAACAAACATTATCTTGAACTTGAAACAGGTACGGTTCAAGCATATTGTAGACGACATAGAGAATGAAAAAGTAAGTATTACTGTTTCGGGTTCCGAAGTGTTCAAAGCCGGTGATATAGGTAAACAACTGACCGGATTCGAAGTATTGAATCCTGACCTGGTTATTTGCCGTTTGGATCCGAACGCTAGTTTCCAGATTGAATTAACGATAAATAAAGGACGCGGATATGTACCCGCTGACGAAAACAGAGATCCGAATGCAGACGTTCACGTTATTGCTATTGACTCTATTTTCACTCCTATACGTAACGTTAAGTATTTAATCGAAAACTTCCGTGTTGAGCAAAAGACGGACTACGAAAAGTTGGTTCTTGAAATAGCCACAGATGGTTCTATTCATCCGAAGGAAGCGTTGAAAGAAGCTGCTAAGATTCTGATTCATCATTTTATGTTGTTCTCAGATGAAAAGATTGCGATCGAGACAGTGGATACTGACGGCAATGAAGAATTCGATGAAGAAGTACTTCACATGCGCCAGTTGCTTAAGAGCAAGCTAGCAGATATGGACCTTTCCGTTCGTGCTCTGAATTGCTTGAAAGCTGCAGATGTTGAAACGTTGGGTGAACTGGTTAAATTCAACAAGAACGATTTGTTGAAGTTCCGTAACTTCGGTAAGAAGTCGCTCACTGAACTTGATGAACTGCTTGAAAGCCTGAACCTTTCATTCGGTATGGATATCACGAAATATAAATTAGATAAAGAGTAA
- a CDS encoding IS66 family transposase gives MGEMTGIKRLPCLQHIKRKFLDIKDNSQAQEIAKLFGLLYHFEHMHRIGKDGWTENTHIQWRQRYSKVILEKIYMRLIAVKDRTGIPPDDPLLAATNHALKQWHEIPLIFASPTYRLDNNEVERINRYISLTRRRLTIGSHTGAEAAALYHSLAITCHRCGVYVFDYFCDIIDKCAAWAPNTPIEKYRDLLPDRWIHTQK, from the coding sequence ATCGGTGAGATGACCGGAATAAAACGACTGCCATGTCTTCAGCATATAAAGCGCAAGTTTCTTGATATAAAGGATAATAGTCAAGCTCAGGAAATAGCAAAACTCTTTGGTTTGCTGTATCACTTTGAGCACATGCATCGCATCGGTAAAGATGGATGGACAGAGAACACACACATTCAGTGGAGACAGCGATACTCAAAGGTGATACTTGAGAAAATCTACATGAGGCTAATTGCTGTAAAAGACCGTACTGGCATACCACCCGATGACCCTTTGCTCGCAGCTACTAATCACGCTCTTAAACAATGGCATGAGATACCGTTGATTTTTGCATCACCGACATATCGACTTGACAACAATGAAGTGGAGCGGATCAATCGCTACATATCCCTGACGCGCCGCAGGCTTACAATAGGCTCCCACACAGGAGCCGAAGCTGCCGCATTGTATCACTCGTTGGCAATAACATGTCACCGATGTGGAGTTTATGTGTTTGATTACTTCTGTGACATCATTGACAAATGTGCTGCATGGGCACCAAACACTCCCATAGAAAAATATCGCGATTTACTGCCTGATCGTTGGATACATACGCAAAAATAG
- a CDS encoding PstS family phosphate ABC transporter substrate-binding protein has translation MKNFFYITVCIVLLVSCKNKNTDTPTDTPTSGVIAIASDGCFAPVVEEEIAVFESIYKEAGIVPYFSGETETINSLLHDSTRLAITSRPLTKEETEFMNSKKLFPKSMQIATDAIALIVNKENTDSLIGIPVLKDILTGKMKEWKDVNRDNKSGMIEVVFDNPNSGTVHYAIDSICAGEAFAGNLHAMKDNRQVIEYVTRNRGALGIIGVNWISNPSDSTNMSFLENIRVMAVSPYRNATVTNSFKPYQAYIALKNYPMTRPVVLILSEPRMGLASGFTTFISSDRGQRIILKSGIIPATQPVRLVNVRDQL, from the coding sequence ATGAAAAACTTCTTTTATATAACGGTATGTATAGTTCTGTTGGTTTCTTGTAAAAACAAAAATACCGACACTCCGACAGATACACCTACCAGTGGCGTGATAGCAATCGCTTCTGATGGTTGCTTTGCTCCTGTCGTAGAAGAGGAGATAGCGGTATTCGAGAGTATTTATAAGGAAGCGGGAATTGTTCCTTATTTCTCCGGTGAAACAGAAACGATCAACAGTTTGTTGCACGATAGTACCCGACTGGCAATCACGTCACGTCCGCTGACCAAAGAAGAAACAGAATTCATGAATTCAAAAAAGTTATTCCCTAAAAGTATGCAAATAGCGACTGATGCCATCGCATTGATCGTTAATAAAGAAAATACGGATTCCCTGATCGGAATACCTGTATTGAAAGACATACTGACCGGAAAGATGAAAGAATGGAAAGATGTCAATCGGGATAATAAATCAGGGATGATTGAAGTCGTATTCGATAATCCCAATTCCGGAACAGTGCATTATGCCATTGACTCGATTTGCGCAGGAGAGGCTTTTGCAGGAAATCTGCATGCTATGAAAGATAACAGGCAAGTGATAGAGTATGTAACCCGAAACAGAGGAGCATTAGGAATCATTGGAGTAAACTGGATCAGCAATCCATCTGATAGCACAAACATGAGCTTTCTTGAAAATATAAGAGTTATGGCAGTAAGTCCTTACAGGAATGCGACTGTCACAAATAGTTTCAAACCGTATCAGGCATATATTGCTTTAAAGAACTATCCAATGACAAGACCGGTTGTTCTGATTTTATCAGAACCGCGCATGGGACTGGCTTCCGGGTTCACGACCTTTATTTCCAGCGATCGCGGACAACGGATCATACTCAAATCCGGAATTATTCCAGCAACACAACCTGTCAGGTTGGTAAATGTCAGAGATCAGTTATAA
- the tnpB gene encoding IS66 family insertion sequence element accessory protein TnpB (TnpB, as the term is used for proteins encoded by IS66 family insertion elements, is considered an accessory protein, since TnpC, encoded by a neighboring gene, is a DDE family transposase.) encodes MWGLEQGLRLWVCPSPVSMRYGIRGLTQKVWSWKGHSPASGDVYVFFSRDRKTMKALRWDGDGFLMYTKRLSQGHFREVAKKDDTSVRRLQWDDFYMLMRGLTPVKVTVESRFRMAVK; translated from the coding sequence ATGTGGGGGCTTGAACAGGGTTTGCGATTATGGGTATGCCCATCTCCGGTATCAATGCGTTATGGTATACGCGGACTGACACAAAAGGTGTGGTCATGGAAAGGCCATTCACCTGCCTCGGGTGATGTTTATGTGTTTTTCTCACGTGACCGCAAGACCATGAAGGCTTTAAGATGGGATGGCGATGGATTTTTAATGTACACTAAAAGATTGTCGCAAGGGCATTTCAGAGAAGTCGCCAAAAAAGATGATACGAGTGTTCGCCGGCTTCAGTGGGACGATTTTTATATGTTGATGAGAGGTCTGACGCCTGTAAAGGTTACAGTCGAAAGTCGCTTCAGAATGGCCGTTAAATAG
- a CDS encoding MotA/TolQ/ExbB proton channel family protein, whose translation MKTDNSIIKKSANGISAGVVIIVCFILAVCFYKFVLGNPANFMDNNPDNHPLPGNYAGTIYKGGFIVPVVITLLLTVITLSVERFIAISRSKGKKALLGFVHTIKKDLEEGNLDAARKACGEQQGSVANVVNAALTRYADVEDRTDQTKEQKMVILQKEIEESTALELPAMEQNLPVIATISTLGTLFGLLGTVLGMIRSFAALANAGAPDSVALSTGISEALVNTALGIATGAMAIISYNYFTSKIDNITYAIDEIGFSIVQTFAAKH comes from the coding sequence ATGAAAACAGATAATTCTATTATAAAGAAATCGGCGAACGGTATATCGGCCGGTGTCGTCATCATTGTGTGCTTTATCCTGGCAGTATGCTTTTATAAATTTGTATTAGGAAATCCTGCCAACTTCATGGATAATAATCCGGACAATCATCCTCTTCCGGGCAACTATGCCGGAACAATTTATAAGGGTGGCTTCATCGTCCCTGTAGTTATCACTCTTTTGCTTACCGTTATCACACTAAGTGTGGAACGCTTTATTGCCATAAGTCGTTCAAAAGGGAAAAAGGCTTTACTTGGATTTGTTCATACCATAAAAAAGGATCTTGAAGAGGGTAATCTCGATGCCGCCCGGAAAGCATGCGGAGAACAACAGGGTTCCGTAGCCAATGTAGTAAATGCGGCATTGACACGTTACGCCGATGTCGAGGACAGAACCGATCAGACCAAAGAACAGAAAATGGTCATCCTACAAAAAGAGATCGAAGAAAGTACCGCGCTGGAATTGCCTGCCATGGAACAGAACCTGCCGGTAATCGCAACCATTTCAACCCTGGGTACTTTATTCGGATTGCTTGGAACCGTTTTAGGTATGATCCGTTCATTCGCCGCCCTGGCTAATGCCGGAGCACCGGATTCTGTTGCACTGTCCACTGGTATCTCCGAAGCACTGGTCAACACGGCACTGGGTATTGCTACCGGTGCTATGGCTATCATCTCGTACAACTATTTCACCAGTAAAATAGATAATATCACGTATGCCATCGATGAAATAGGTTTCTCCATCGTACAAACGTTTGCCGCTAAACACTGA
- a CDS encoding tetratricopeptide repeat protein, which yields MKRNLYIIILSLIALAVQADNRQGIDFFKAGEPTVASRLFEKQLNGSPADQAEALYYLGEIAYDTNKISEALTYYQKGWNASPDYAYNKIGEGKVLLKTDKSAAQKAFDTAIKVNKKDPPVYVAIAKAYLINGMEAEAQAALDNAKKQNINDPSIYLYEGDWLISKDKPGDAAGRYEQAIHFDPACKEAYIKYADVYQGVTPALSIEMLRKVIANYPDYLPAYYKLGNIYSLQGNYSQAIAAYKTYMTEGVYSIDNLIHYASALFFNKQYAEAEKAINKGQATDPGNFLLKRLAIYNDYETKAYEKGLEEVKTFFNDPDAKYIWQDYLYYGRLLNKAKQYDKAAEALQKAIKENPSHSEIYKDLAEVYSNSENNTEAITAYRQYIEAMGESAEAADYYQLGKYYYTAASKDSTISKNYLSKADSLFAIVKERVPDSHLGSLWQARTQALSDPETEQGLAKPYYESCIPILEKNKDKYRNELIECYRYLGYYHYLKQDMENSKNYWNKIITIDPSNTTAQEALKNIK from the coding sequence ATGAAAAGAAATTTATATATAATTATTTTAAGTCTTATTGCTTTAGCCGTTCAGGCTGATAACCGGCAAGGCATTGATTTCTTCAAAGCCGGTGAACCAACCGTTGCAAGCCGGCTTTTTGAGAAACAGCTTAACGGTTCCCCTGCCGATCAGGCAGAGGCTTTGTACTATTTAGGAGAAATAGCGTATGATACGAACAAAATCTCTGAAGCCTTGACTTATTACCAAAAAGGCTGGAATGCATCTCCTGATTATGCATACAATAAAATCGGAGAAGGGAAAGTATTACTTAAAACGGACAAATCTGCAGCACAAAAAGCGTTTGATACCGCAATCAAAGTGAATAAAAAAGATCCTCCCGTCTATGTTGCCATTGCAAAAGCTTATTTAATAAACGGAATGGAAGCGGAAGCGCAGGCGGCTCTCGATAATGCAAAAAAACAGAACATCAACGATCCGTCCATTTACCTATATGAAGGGGACTGGCTTATCAGTAAAGACAAACCCGGAGATGCCGCCGGACGATACGAACAGGCTATCCATTTTGATCCGGCCTGCAAAGAAGCTTATATTAAATATGCAGATGTATATCAGGGGGTCACTCCAGCCTTGTCTATAGAAATGCTCAGAAAAGTAATAGCCAATTATCCGGATTATTTACCGGCATATTACAAGCTAGGTAATATATACTCATTACAAGGGAATTATTCCCAGGCAATAGCAGCCTATAAAACCTACATGACCGAAGGAGTATATTCAATAGACAATCTGATTCATTATGCATCAGCTCTGTTCTTTAACAAGCAATATGCAGAAGCAGAAAAAGCAATCAATAAAGGACAGGCTACAGATCCGGGCAACTTCTTACTGAAACGCCTGGCTATCTACAACGATTATGAAACCAAGGCTTATGAAAAAGGACTGGAAGAAGTAAAAACATTCTTCAATGATCCGGATGCCAAATACATATGGCAGGATTATTTATATTATGGCCGCTTACTCAATAAAGCAAAACAGTACGATAAGGCTGCGGAGGCATTACAAAAAGCAATAAAAGAAAACCCTTCCCACAGTGAGATCTACAAAGACCTGGCGGAAGTCTATAGTAATAGCGAGAATAACACTGAAGCCATAACTGCATACAGGCAATATATAGAAGCAATGGGAGAGTCTGCAGAAGCCGCTGACTATTATCAGTTAGGTAAATATTATTATACAGCTGCATCCAAGGACAGTACGATATCAAAAAACTACCTGTCTAAAGCTGACAGTCTGTTTGCTATTGTAAAAGAACGCGTACCTGACAGTCATCTGGGTAGTTTATGGCAGGCACGTACGCAGGCTCTGTCAGATCCGGAAACGGAACAGGGCTTGGCTAAACCTTATTACGAATCATGTATTCCAATTCTTGAAAAGAATAAAGATAAATATAGAAATGAATTGATAGAATGCTACCGCTATCTGGGTTACTACCATTACCTGAAACAGGATATGGAAAATTCTAAAAATTACTGGAATAAGATTATAACTATCGATCCCTCCAATACTACCGCTCAAGAGGCGTTAAAGAATATCAAATGA
- a CDS encoding ExbD/TolR family protein: MPKLIVKRKSTFIDMTAMSDVTVLLLTFFMLTSTFIQKEPVVVTTPASVSEIKIPETNILSILVDTDGKVFMSMDKQEDKANVLKKLGQDYGISFTDKEIYEFSLLPSFGVPIQNMQEFLNLPSSEQDRLTQNYGIPADSTNNQFKAWVQHAREVNRDLVIAIKADQQTPYPKIKNIMNTLQDLRENRYNLITTLKNVPDNV; this comes from the coding sequence ATGCCTAAACTTATAGTAAAACGCAAAAGCACATTCATTGACATGACGGCAATGAGTGATGTAACGGTGTTGCTGCTTACTTTCTTCATGCTGACATCTACTTTCATTCAGAAAGAGCCGGTAGTGGTCACTACTCCGGCTTCCGTTTCCGAAATCAAAATACCGGAAACGAATATTCTTTCAATCCTGGTAGATACGGACGGAAAAGTATTCATGAGCATGGACAAACAGGAAGACAAGGCTAATGTATTGAAAAAGTTGGGACAAGACTATGGTATCAGCTTTACCGACAAAGAGATATACGAATTCAGCCTGCTTCCTTCTTTTGGTGTTCCAATCCAGAACATGCAGGAATTTCTGAATTTGCCATCCTCCGAACAAGACCGGTTGACGCAAAACTACGGAATCCCGGCCGACAGCACCAATAATCAGTTTAAGGCATGGGTACAACATGCCCGCGAAGTGAACCGCGACCTGGTGATCGCCATCAAGGCTGACCAGCAGACGCCTTATCCGAAGATCAAGAATATAATGAACACATTGCAGGACCTGAGAGAAAACAGATACAATCTGATAACAACGCTCAAAAATGTACCTGACAATGTTTAA
- a CDS encoding energy transducer TonB gives MKNINLNSPEWCELIFMGKNKEYGAYELRKNSSNRHIRALIIVAIGAILVMTVPALIKSVIPQHAKEQVLEVTTLSNLQMETKVPEENQIRTIEAPPPPVLKSTIKFTPPVIKADKDVRDEEEIKTQEELTTSKLAISVADVKGSESEDAIDIADLKDNKEVIEEETVPYVAVEQMPQFPGGNEALLKFISTHLKYPVIAAENGIQGTVTLRFVVSPTGDVTKVEILKQLDPSCDKEAIRVIKSLPQWLPGKQNGKPVPVYFTVPVRFKLQ, from the coding sequence ATTAAAAATATAAATCTGAATTCTCCGGAATGGTGCGAGCTGATCTTTATGGGGAAAAACAAAGAATACGGAGCGTACGAACTACGCAAAAATTCCTCAAACAGACATATCCGCGCCCTGATCATCGTCGCTATCGGAGCAATTCTGGTAATGACGGTGCCGGCTTTGATCAAATCTGTAATTCCACAACATGCAAAAGAGCAGGTACTGGAAGTGACTACACTTTCTAATCTGCAAATGGAAACGAAAGTACCGGAAGAAAATCAAATTCGTACGATCGAGGCTCCTCCTCCCCCTGTACTGAAAAGTACGATCAAATTTACACCACCTGTCATCAAGGCGGATAAAGATGTAAGGGATGAAGAAGAGATCAAGACACAGGAAGAGTTGACGACCTCCAAACTAGCCATATCCGTTGCTGATGTAAAAGGTTCAGAAAGTGAAGATGCAATAGATATTGCGGACTTGAAGGATAACAAAGAGGTGATTGAGGAAGAAACAGTCCCTTACGTTGCAGTAGAGCAAATGCCGCAATTTCCCGGAGGAAACGAAGCGTTATTGAAATTCATCAGTACTCATTTGAAGTATCCGGTTATTGCCGCTGAAAACGGTATTCAGGGAACAGTAACTCTCCGCTTTGTTGTCAGTCCTACTGGAGATGTAACGAAAGTGGAAATACTAAAGCAGTTGGATCCATCTTGCGATAAAGAAGCGATACGTGTTATCAAGTCTCTTCCGCAATGGCTCCCGGGAAAACAGAATGGCAAACCGGTTCCGGTCTATTTTACAGTTCCGGTACGATTCAAATTACAGTGA
- the rpsD gene encoding 30S ribosomal protein S4 — translation MARYTGPKTRIARKFGEAIFGPDKVLSKKNYPPGQHGNARKKKTSEYGIQLREKQKAKYTYGVLEKQFRNLFDKAQSSKGITGEVLLQLLEGRLDNVVYRLGIAPTRAAARQLVSHRHITVDGKVVNIPSYSLKAGQIVGVREKSKSLEVIADALSGFNHSKYPWIEWDQSSLSGKLLHLPERTDIPENIKEQLIVELYSK, via the coding sequence ATGGCAAGATATACTGGACCAAAAACAAGAATTGCCCGTAAGTTTGGTGAGGCTATATTCGGACCGGATAAAGTTCTTTCTAAAAAGAATTATCCTCCCGGACAACATGGTAACGCCAGAAAGAAAAAAACTTCTGAATACGGAATTCAGCTTCGCGAGAAGCAAAAAGCAAAATACACTTATGGTGTATTAGAAAAACAATTTAGAAATCTGTTCGACAAAGCGCAGAGTTCAAAAGGTATTACCGGTGAAGTTCTGCTTCAGTTACTGGAAGGCCGTTTGGACAATGTTGTATACCGTTTAGGTATTGCTCCCACAAGAGCTGCTGCTCGTCAGTTGGTTTCTCACCGTCACATTACAGTAGACGGTAAGGTTGTAAATATTCCTTCTTACTCTTTGAAAGCCGGTCAGATCGTTGGTGTTAGAGAGAAATCCAAGTCGTTGGAAGTGATTGCTGATGCATTGTCAGGATTCAACCACAGCAAATATCCTTGGATTGAGTGGGATCAGTCTTCTTTAAGCGGAAAATTACTGCATCTGCCGGAAAGAACTGACATTCCTGAAAACATTAAAGAGCAGTTGATCGTAGAATTGTATTCTAAATAA